The Megalobrama amblycephala isolate DHTTF-2021 linkage group LG7, ASM1881202v1, whole genome shotgun sequence genome window below encodes:
- the LOC125273108 gene encoding B-cell receptor CD22-like, which translates to MSFNTIYLMLMLVRMAPALPLIFLLMIHRVSSAGWGVSYSPSHICALKDSSVIMSCTYTYPTGYKIEKVFWFKGPLQECVELPDLSNDTEYSQRLQYLGDKQQNCTIRLSHVTLKDSHMYYFRFITDKDKWIGKPGVSLNVTDLQVESPERVTEGDSVRLTCKSSCTLTDRATFIWYRNSQPLTERRDRNNELLLQSVRREDAGRYSCAVHGHNHISPAVQLNVTCEYRFSCSFYVLSLCLEIHFHLSILDVSVLITGSGEISFSALQSGRFYCQAHNQHGSQRSDAVTVTGEAFINTLLYLHIIHQFGELIMMIFLFQFIMVLVGM; encoded by the exons ATGAGCTTCAACACG ATATATTTGATGCTGATGTTGGTCAGAATGGCTCCTGCTCTTCCTCTGATCTTTCTGCTCATGATTCACA GGGTTTCTAGTGCAGGTTGGGGTGTGAGTTACAGTCCTTCACACATCTGTGCACTAAAGGACTCATCAGTGATAATGAGCTGCACTTATACATACCCTACTGGATATAAGATCGAGAAAGTGTTCTGGTTCAAAGGCCCATTACAAGAGTGTGTAGAGCTTCCAGATCTGTCTAATGACACTGAATATAGTCAGAGGCTTCAGTATCTGGGAGATAAACAGCAGAACTGCACCATCAGActgagtcatgtgacactgaaggattCACACATGTACTATTTCAGATTCATCACTGATAAAGACAAATGGATTGGTAAACCAGGAGTGTCTCTTAATGTCACAG atcttcaggtggagtctcctgagagagtgacagagggagattcagtccgtCTGACATGTAAAAGCAGCTGCACTCTGACTGACAGAGCAACATTCATCTGGTACAGAAACTCACAGCCATTAACTGAGAGAAGAGACAGAAACAATGAACTCCTGCTGCAGTCAGTCAGAAGAGAGGATGCAGGCAGATATAGCTGTGCTGTACACGGACACAATCACATCTCTCCTGCTGTTCAGCTCAATGTCACATGTGAGTACAGATTCAGTTGTTCTTTTTATGTATTGAGTTTATGTTTGGAAATACACTTTCATTTGTCTATTTTAGATGTCTCAGTGTTGATAACTGgatctggtgaaata agtttcagtgcaCTACAGAGTGGACGCTTCTACTGTCAGGCTCACAATCAACATGGATCTCAGAGATCAGACGCTGTAACTGTCACAGGTGAAGCTTTTATTAACACACTCCTGTATCTTCACATCATTCATCAGTTTGGAGAGTTAATCATGATGATCTTCCTCTTTCAGTTCATCATGGTGCTGGTAGGAATGTGA